From one Chitinivorax sp. B genomic stretch:
- a CDS encoding YicC/YloC family endoribonuclease, translated as MIFSMTGFANASRELGGVSLTLDLRAVNHRYLEAQFRMPDELRIIEPQMREQISGRLSRGKVDCRIQLNVQTGAQTTLSLNQVMLEQLAALTKQVRQVFPDSGDLKMGELLRWPGVLETQDVPAELLQQTVLEMLAQALEDFTASRRREGGKLAEMILQRVDRIEVLVTEVEPKIPALLAAYQEKISLRLKEAMVNGEDDRIRQEFALFAQKIDVDEEISRLRTHLGELRRILKAGGTVGKRLDFLMQELNREANTLGSKSVSAEVSQTSMELKVLIEQMREQIQNIE; from the coding sequence ATGATTTTTAGCATGACAGGCTTTGCAAATGCCAGCCGTGAACTCGGCGGCGTGTCGCTTACCCTCGATTTGCGGGCCGTCAACCATCGTTATCTTGAAGCCCAGTTCCGCATGCCTGACGAGCTGCGGATCATCGAACCGCAAATGCGGGAACAGATATCTGGCCGCTTGTCGCGAGGCAAGGTGGATTGTCGCATTCAGTTGAATGTACAAACCGGAGCCCAGACGACATTGTCACTGAACCAGGTCATGCTGGAACAATTGGCTGCACTGACCAAGCAGGTTCGCCAGGTTTTTCCGGATTCCGGCGATCTGAAAATGGGTGAGCTGTTACGCTGGCCTGGGGTGCTGGAAACCCAGGATGTACCGGCAGAATTGCTGCAGCAGACCGTGCTCGAAATGTTGGCCCAGGCGTTGGAGGATTTTACTGCCAGTCGTCGTCGCGAGGGTGGCAAGCTGGCCGAGATGATTTTGCAACGAGTAGATCGGATTGAGGTGCTGGTCACGGAAGTTGAACCCAAGATACCAGCCTTGTTGGCTGCCTATCAGGAAAAGATAAGCCTGCGCCTGAAAGAAGCAATGGTCAATGGTGAAGATGATCGCATTCGCCAGGAATTTGCCCTTTTTGCGCAAAAAATTGATGTGGACGAAGAGATCTCCCGACTACGCACGCACCTGGGTGAGCTGCGACGCATTCTGAAAGCTGGCGGTACGGTGGGTAAACGTCTGGATTTTCTGATGCAGGAACTGAATCGCGAAGCCAATACACTTGGCTCGAAATCCGTGTCAGCAGAAGTGTCGCAAACGTCGATGGAGCTGAAAGTGTTGATCGAGCAGATGCGCGAACAGATTCAGAATATCGAATGA
- the gmk gene encoding guanylate kinase — MQQGTIFIVVAPSGAGKTTLVNALLDADPHVKLSVSYTTRTPREGEVNGQHYHFVSRDVFQAMTNQGEFLESAEVYGNYYGTSQRWIAEQLAMGNDILLEIDWQGALQVRKLFEDAVGIFILPPSLTALESRLRGRGKDSEETIQRRLAAARDDISHVDEFDYVVVNESLDVALADLIAIVHAQRLRLLNQVARYSALFTQLKGGSF, encoded by the coding sequence ATGCAACAAGGTACAATTTTTATCGTTGTGGCACCTTCCGGTGCTGGTAAGACCACTTTGGTCAATGCGTTGCTGGATGCTGATCCGCACGTGAAGTTGTCTGTTTCCTACACTACTCGTACACCCCGCGAGGGGGAGGTGAACGGACAGCACTACCATTTTGTCTCACGAGACGTGTTTCAGGCAATGACCAACCAAGGCGAATTCCTGGAAAGCGCCGAGGTCTATGGTAATTATTACGGTACTTCGCAGCGCTGGATTGCCGAACAATTGGCAATGGGTAACGATATTCTGCTTGAGATCGACTGGCAGGGCGCGCTGCAGGTACGCAAGTTATTCGAAGATGCCGTTGGTATCTTCATACTGCCACCGTCGCTGACGGCACTGGAGAGCCGTTTACGTGGGCGTGGCAAGGATTCGGAAGAAACCATCCAGCGCCGCTTGGCGGCGGCGCGTGACGATATCTCTCATGTCGATGAGTTTGACTATGTGGTGGTGAACGAGTCGCTGGATGTGGCTTTGGCTGATTTGATAGCTATTGTTCACGCGCAACGTCTGCGTCTGCTGAATCAGGTAGCGCGCTACAGTGCACTGTTTACACAATTGAAGGGTGGCTCGTTTTAA
- the rpoZ gene encoding DNA-directed RNA polymerase subunit omega, whose protein sequence is MARITVDDCLHKISNRFDLTLAATYRARQLANGATPFVEPGRDKVTVLALREIAAGHVGSEIMNRGQA, encoded by the coding sequence ATGGCCCGAATTACTGTTGATGATTGCTTACACAAGATTTCCAACCGCTTTGATCTGACGCTGGCGGCAACTTATCGTGCCCGTCAGCTTGCCAATGGTGCGACACCATTTGTTGAGCCGGGTCGCGACAAGGTGACTGTGTTGGCACTACGTGAAATCGCTGCTGGGCATGTCGGTTCGGAGATCATGAACCGCGGTCAAGCCTGA
- a CDS encoding bifunctional (p)ppGpp synthetase/guanosine-3',5'-bis(diphosphate) 3'-pyrophosphohydrolase produces MLGAQSTIPSKRPSVGNPDLDPLLPEAQALLAKVSGYLKPDEVTLLEVAYRFAAKAHTGQFRKSGEPYITHPIAVAGILSEWFLDSQALCAALMHDVMEDTGVTKLEIAEHFGRPVADLVDGLSKLERLEFQTKEDAQAENFRKMLLAMARDIRVILIKLADRLHNMRTLDSMNPDKQKRIARETMEIYAPIANRIGLNSVYQELEDLSFRYVHPHRYTVLSKAMRAARGNRREVVTKIADAVRNKLADAGLEANISGREKHLFSIYQKMQEKHLTFSEVLDIYGFRVIVKDVPSCYLALGALHGLYKPIPGKFKDYIAIPKANGYQSLHTTLFGPYGTPVEIQIRTQEMHKLAEAGVASHWIYKSGNVSINEVQQKTHQWLKSLLEIQSESGDSVEFLEHIKVDLFPDEVYVFTPKGKIMAMPQGATAVDFAYAVHTDIGNRCIAAKINYELMPLRTILRNGDRVEIITASTARPNPSWLNFVATGKARSHIRHFLKTMRYEESVALGERLLNQSLHALKTEHVEVDDVLWERFLKESGDRSRQEILSDIGLGKRLPVVVARRLLQISGQMPNEEQKPDPITIYGTEGMAVQFAPCCNPIPGDPIIGVVKKGQGLVVHTHDCPVLQKSRPDPDKMLDVQWDPAVKRMFDVAVKVLAVHERGALAQIASTIADEHANIQNVHMEDEPNQSAYTTLNFTLQVEHRQHLAKVMKALRQLQVVVRINRMRATSA; encoded by the coding sequence ATGCTGGGTGCGCAATCGACGATCCCGTCCAAACGCCCCTCGGTTGGCAATCCCGACCTGGATCCGCTATTGCCTGAAGCCCAGGCCCTGTTGGCCAAGGTTTCAGGTTATCTGAAGCCAGATGAGGTCACCTTGCTTGAGGTGGCCTATCGCTTTGCAGCCAAGGCCCATACTGGCCAATTCCGCAAGAGCGGTGAACCTTACATTACTCACCCGATCGCTGTTGCTGGCATCTTGTCGGAATGGTTTCTGGATTCCCAGGCGTTGTGTGCAGCCTTGATGCACGACGTGATGGAGGATACCGGCGTCACCAAGTTGGAGATTGCCGAACATTTTGGCCGCCCGGTGGCGGATTTGGTGGATGGCCTGTCGAAGTTGGAACGGCTGGAATTCCAGACCAAAGAAGACGCGCAGGCAGAGAATTTCCGCAAGATGTTGCTGGCCATGGCGCGAGATATCCGCGTCATTCTGATCAAGCTGGCCGATCGCCTGCACAATATGCGCACGCTGGATTCGATGAATCCGGACAAACAAAAGCGTATCGCTCGCGAAACGATGGAGATCTATGCGCCCATCGCTAACCGCATTGGTCTGAATAGCGTCTATCAAGAGCTGGAAGATCTCAGTTTCCGCTACGTGCACCCGCACCGTTATACAGTGTTATCGAAGGCGATGCGCGCGGCACGTGGCAATCGCCGTGAAGTGGTGACCAAGATTGCCGATGCGGTTCGCAATAAATTGGCGGATGCTGGTTTGGAAGCGAATATCTCGGGCCGGGAAAAGCATTTGTTCTCGATTTACCAGAAAATGCAGGAAAAGCACCTGACCTTCTCAGAAGTGCTGGATATCTATGGCTTCAGGGTCATTGTCAAAGATGTGCCTTCCTGTTATCTGGCGCTTGGAGCGTTGCATGGTCTTTATAAGCCGATTCCTGGTAAGTTCAAGGATTACATTGCCATTCCGAAAGCCAATGGATATCAGAGCTTGCATACCACGCTGTTTGGTCCTTACGGTACCCCGGTCGAGATCCAGATCCGCACGCAGGAAATGCACAAGTTGGCTGAAGCCGGTGTCGCTTCACACTGGATCTATAAATCCGGCAATGTCAGCATCAATGAGGTACAGCAAAAGACTCATCAATGGCTGAAAAGCTTGCTGGAGATTCAGTCGGAAAGCGGCGACTCGGTTGAGTTTCTTGAGCACATCAAGGTCGATCTGTTTCCGGACGAAGTTTATGTATTTACGCCCAAAGGCAAGATCATGGCTATGCCGCAAGGGGCAACTGCAGTTGATTTCGCATATGCAGTACATACCGATATTGGTAATCGCTGCATTGCGGCCAAGATCAATTACGAGTTGATGCCATTGCGTACCATTCTGCGCAACGGTGATCGCGTTGAAATTATTACTGCCAGCACGGCAAGGCCCAATCCATCCTGGCTCAATTTTGTGGCTACAGGCAAGGCGCGCTCTCATATTCGGCATTTCCTGAAGACCATGCGTTATGAGGAATCGGTTGCACTGGGTGAGCGTTTGTTGAATCAGTCGCTACATGCCTTGAAAACCGAGCATGTGGAAGTTGACGATGTGTTGTGGGAAAGATTCCTGAAGGAGTCAGGTGATCGCTCCCGGCAGGAAATCCTGTCGGATATTGGCCTGGGCAAGCGATTGCCAGTGGTGGTCGCGCGGCGATTGCTGCAGATATCCGGCCAAATGCCGAATGAGGAGCAAAAGCCTGATCCGATTACCATTTATGGTACGGAGGGCATGGCTGTGCAGTTTGCGCCGTGTTGCAATCCGATTCCGGGTGACCCGATTATTGGTGTCGTCAAGAAGGGGCAAGGGTTGGTGGTGCATACCCATGATTGCCCGGTATTGCAGAAGAGCCGTCCCGATCCCGACAAGATGCTGGATGTGCAATGGGATCCGGCGGTCAAGCGCATGTTTGATGTGGCTGTCAAAGTGTTGGCGGTACATGAGCGAGGTGCACTCGCGCAGATTGCCTCCACTATTGCTGACGAACATGCCAATATTCAGAATGTGCACATGGAAGATGAACCCAACCAGAGTGCGTATACCACGCTGAATTTCACTTTGCAGGTCGAGCATCGGCAGCATTTGGCGAAGGTGATGAAAGCGTTGCGTCAACTTCAGGTGGTGGTGCGTATCAATCGGATGCGGGCCACATCAGCTTGA
- the thiS gene encoding sulfur carrier protein ThiS: protein MATFFLLDSVKTVIEVMINGKSRQFTAAMPISAVLAVLELTGKRVAVERNGDIVPRSQFDSVAIAHGDTLEIVVAVGGG, encoded by the coding sequence ATGGCGACCTTTTTCTTGCTTGATAGTGTGAAGACCGTGATTGAAGTCATGATTAATGGCAAGTCGCGCCAGTTTACAGCCGCTATGCCGATCTCGGCAGTGCTGGCAGTGCTGGAGCTGACAGGAAAACGTGTTGCAGTAGAACGCAATGGCGATATTGTGCCACGTAGCCAATTTGATTCTGTTGCCATCGCTCATGGCGACACGCTGGAAATCGTGGTGGCAGTAGGGGGCGGCTGA
- a CDS encoding thiazole synthase, producing the protein MDTLNIAGKAYSSRLLVGTGKYKDFDETHAAIEASGADIVTVAIRRVNIGQDPGQPNLLDAVPPSKYTILPNTAGCYNADDAVRTLRLARELLDGHKLVKLEVLGDPATLFPNVMETLKAAETLVRDGFDVMVYTSDDPIIAKQLEDIGCCAIMPLASLIGSGMGILNPWNLRLIIEQSKVPVLVDAGVGTASDAAIAMELGCDGVLMNTAIAHAKQPVLMASAMKKAVEAGREAFLAGRMPKKLYSADPSSPMSGLIGKP; encoded by the coding sequence ATGGACACTCTCAATATTGCAGGCAAGGCCTATTCTTCCCGTTTGCTGGTCGGGACTGGCAAGTACAAGGATTTCGACGAAACCCATGCTGCCATTGAAGCCAGTGGCGCAGATATCGTTACGGTTGCCATTCGTCGCGTGAATATCGGACAAGACCCCGGCCAGCCCAATCTGCTGGATGCGGTGCCACCGTCGAAATACACCATTCTGCCCAATACTGCGGGTTGCTATAACGCTGACGATGCGGTGCGCACATTGCGCTTGGCCCGTGAGCTGCTGGACGGCCATAAACTGGTCAAATTGGAGGTGTTGGGGGATCCCGCCACCTTGTTTCCGAACGTGATGGAAACGTTGAAAGCAGCGGAAACGTTGGTGCGTGATGGCTTTGACGTGATGGTTTATACCTCGGACGACCCGATCATTGCCAAGCAATTGGAAGACATAGGTTGTTGTGCCATCATGCCGTTGGCGAGCCTGATCGGATCTGGCATGGGAATTCTCAATCCGTGGAATCTGCGTCTGATCATCGAACAGAGTAAAGTGCCAGTCCTGGTGGATGCGGGTGTAGGAACGGCATCTGACGCGGCGATTGCGATGGAGCTGGGTTGCGACGGTGTGCTGATGAATACCGCGATTGCTCATGCCAAGCAGCCAGTGCTGATGGCCAGTGCTATGAAAAAAGCGGTCGAGGCTGGCCGTGAGGCGTTTCTGGCTGGTCGTATGCCGAAAAAGCTCTATAGTGCAGATCCGAGTTCGCCAATGAGTGGCTTGATCGGGAAGCCCTGA
- the trmB gene encoding tRNA (guanosine(46)-N7)-methyltransferase TrmB, with the protein MSDDVYTNPEDLKLRPIRSFVLRQGHLSAAQERAIEAGMPKWGVPYQPVFLDLNMVFGRPAPKVLEIGFGMGGATADIAQVMPEVDFLGIEVHGPGVGNMLKLIAERGIQNIRVMRHDAVEVVDNMLADGCLDGFHLFFPDPWHKKRHNKRRLVQPAFVERIVRKLKSGAYIHMATDWEDYANQMLEVLTANPDLINTAESFAEKPAYRPQTKFEHRGLKLGHGVWDLVFRRR; encoded by the coding sequence ATGTCCGACGACGTTTACACCAATCCAGAAGACCTGAAACTCCGGCCTATTCGCAGCTTTGTATTGCGCCAGGGGCATTTGTCCGCCGCTCAGGAGCGGGCCATTGAAGCTGGTATGCCCAAGTGGGGGGTGCCATATCAGCCTGTTTTTTTGGATTTGAATATGGTTTTTGGCCGGCCGGCGCCCAAAGTGCTGGAAATTGGCTTCGGGATGGGTGGGGCAACGGCTGATATTGCCCAAGTCATGCCAGAGGTGGATTTTCTGGGTATCGAAGTGCATGGTCCTGGTGTCGGGAACATGTTGAAGTTGATTGCCGAGCGCGGCATTCAGAACATCCGTGTCATGCGTCACGATGCTGTAGAAGTGGTCGACAATATGTTGGCTGATGGTTGCCTGGATGGTTTTCATCTGTTCTTTCCAGATCCATGGCATAAAAAGCGGCATAACAAGCGCCGTTTGGTACAGCCGGCTTTTGTAGAGCGGATTGTCAGGAAGCTCAAGTCAGGCGCCTACATTCATATGGCAACCGATTGGGAGGACTATGCCAATCAGATGCTGGAAGTGCTGACGGCTAACCCGGATCTGATCAATACGGCCGAAAGTTTTGCGGAGAAACCTGCCTATCGTCCACAGACCAAATTCGAGCATCGTGGTCTGAAGTTGGGCCATGGCGTGTGGGATCTGGTGTTTCGCCGCCGCTGA
- a CDS encoding 2OG-Fe(II) oxygenase codes for MAFSPELLGYIVDNLASEGYSIVPDAMPAYEVAALAADCRQGWQAGRFHAAAVGRGDAQQVVTDIRADHVCWVNEQHVTPPQAAYLIQMEGLRQALNAGLYLGLFELETHFALYPPGAFYKRHVDNFRGTGQRLVTTILYLNADWQFGDGGELRIYLDEQNDSRYIDVEPRAGTLVTFLAADFFHEVLPAYQPRMSLTGWFRKRTGA; via the coding sequence ATGGCCTTTTCACCAGAGTTACTGGGGTATATCGTCGATAATTTGGCAAGTGAAGGGTATAGCATTGTCCCTGATGCAATGCCCGCGTATGAAGTGGCCGCTTTGGCAGCCGATTGTCGACAAGGGTGGCAGGCAGGCCGATTTCATGCGGCAGCCGTCGGGCGAGGGGATGCGCAGCAGGTTGTGACCGACATTCGTGCTGACCACGTTTGCTGGGTGAATGAGCAGCACGTTACACCACCCCAGGCAGCTTATCTGATACAGATGGAGGGGTTGCGTCAGGCATTGAATGCGGGGTTGTATCTGGGCTTGTTCGAATTGGAGACGCATTTTGCCTTGTATCCACCCGGGGCATTTTACAAGCGCCATGTCGATAACTTCCGTGGGACCGGGCAACGACTGGTAACCACCATCCTGTATCTCAATGCTGATTGGCAGTTTGGTGATGGGGGGGAGTTGCGCATTTATCTGGATGAGCAGAATGACAGCCGTTACATCGACGTTGAACCTCGCGCCGGTACCTTGGTGACCTTTCTGGCCGCCGATTTTTTTCACGAAGTGTTACCTGCATATCAGCCGAGGATGAGCTTGACGGGGTGGTTCCGTAAACGGACAGGTGCTTGA
- a CDS encoding GGDEF domain-containing response regulator has translation MFISSHTAHLSVLILASQADAQPLVSLLTPHGHHVRHTDDSTHAITIAEELIPDLILVDGDLTGDDLASTIDAMRPTPSHLQPLVTGLANDEAGLSRLVAAGCDDVLVKPILNELLIAKAQWLYTARPRMGRSATLVADRAHGGLDPVTGLPNRFLFDDRLTHAIYRARRDLFKLALLLLDLDGFKHIHDRFGDEATELALREIGGRLLTALRKTDTVARIGHDKFAILLEQTDKQDDIAMLAKRLIDRVNLPVDFAGVPITLGASIGIALFPLDGSEVEPLHKAVDLAMYKAKQSGKNTYAFISERHEQDICMLNPS, from the coding sequence ATGTTCATCTCTTCCCACACAGCACACTTGTCCGTTCTGATCCTGGCCAGCCAGGCAGATGCCCAACCTCTTGTCAGCCTGCTGACACCGCATGGCCATCATGTCCGCCACACGGACGACAGCACACACGCCATTACCATTGCGGAGGAGCTGATTCCCGACCTGATTCTGGTCGATGGTGATTTGACTGGCGACGACTTGGCCAGCACAATCGACGCCATGCGCCCCACCCCCAGCCACCTGCAGCCATTGGTCACCGGCTTGGCAAACGATGAGGCGGGATTGAGCAGATTGGTTGCGGCAGGCTGCGATGATGTACTCGTCAAGCCCATCCTCAATGAACTGTTGATCGCGAAAGCCCAGTGGCTGTATACCGCCCGACCGCGCATGGGCCGCAGTGCTACATTGGTTGCTGATCGCGCCCATGGCGGACTGGACCCAGTTACCGGCCTGCCCAATCGGTTTTTATTCGACGACCGCTTAACCCATGCCATCTATCGAGCTCGTCGTGATTTGTTCAAGCTGGCTTTATTGTTGCTGGATCTAGACGGTTTCAAGCATATTCATGACCGTTTTGGCGATGAAGCTACGGAGCTGGCCTTGCGAGAGATTGGTGGCCGCTTGCTGACTGCCTTGCGCAAAACCGACACCGTTGCCCGTATTGGCCATGACAAGTTCGCGATTCTGCTTGAACAAACCGACAAGCAGGACGATATCGCCATGCTGGCAAAACGCTTGATTGATCGGGTCAATTTGCCCGTCGATTTTGCCGGTGTACCCATCACGCTAGGTGCCAGCATCGGTATTGCATTATTCCCACTGGATGGCAGCGAAGTCGAACCGCTCCATAAGGCCGTCGATCTGGCCATGTATAAAGCGAAACAAAGTGGCAAGAATACTTATGCCTTCATCAGCGAACGACATGAACAGGACATCTGCATGTTGAATCCATCCTGA
- a CDS encoding TIGR00266 family protein: MAMDVIDYQVFGDDMQYVEVELDPGEAAIGEPGVMMYMEDGIEMDTIFGDGSAQQSGFMGKLLGAGKRLLTGESLFTTVFHNEGQAKRRVAFAAPYPGKIIPVHLPDVGGTLICQKDSFLCAAKGVSMGIAFQRKLGAGLFGGEGFIMQKLEGDGLAFVHAGGTICERQLAPGERLRIDTGCVVAFQPTVDFDIQFVGKIKSALFGGEGMFFATLTGPGKVWLQSLPLSKLANRIVMAAPAAGGTSQEQGSVLGGGVLGGIFGGDDN, from the coding sequence ATGGCAATGGATGTGATTGACTATCAGGTGTTCGGCGATGACATGCAATATGTCGAGGTGGAGCTGGACCCGGGCGAGGCGGCGATTGGAGAGCCTGGCGTCATGATGTACATGGAAGACGGTATCGAGATGGATACCATCTTTGGTGATGGTTCTGCCCAGCAATCGGGTTTCATGGGCAAATTACTGGGTGCGGGCAAGCGTCTGTTGACGGGTGAGTCGTTGTTCACCACTGTATTCCACAACGAAGGTCAGGCCAAGCGTCGGGTCGCGTTCGCAGCGCCTTACCCTGGTAAGATCATCCCGGTTCATCTGCCGGATGTGGGCGGTACGTTGATCTGCCAGAAAGATTCATTCCTGTGTGCAGCCAAAGGCGTATCGATGGGTATTGCATTCCAGCGCAAGCTGGGTGCAGGCCTGTTTGGTGGCGAGGGCTTCATCATGCAGAAACTGGAAGGCGATGGACTGGCATTCGTCCATGCTGGTGGTACGATTTGCGAGCGTCAACTGGCGCCTGGCGAGCGTTTGCGTATCGATACTGGTTGTGTCGTCGCATTTCAGCCAACCGTGGATTTTGACATTCAATTTGTCGGCAAGATCAAGAGTGCCTTGTTTGGTGGTGAAGGTATGTTCTTCGCGACGTTGACTGGTCCGGGTAAGGTGTGGCTGCAATCGCTACCGCTATCAAAGTTGGCGAACCGGATTGTCATGGCTGCTCCTGCAGCTGGTGGCACCAGTCAGGAGCAAGGCTCGGTGCTGGGTGGTGGCGTATTGGGTGGTATTTTTGGAGGGGACGACAACTGA
- a CDS encoding M48 family metallopeptidase — MYAKAGADVPAFCCLNVGKLVEESTAMSSKTCSALVFGPGLPAGGARMALIVNQTHLLLPEMSPVPWAIVTLKIAGFHLEAWQFSWKQGEKNWVVHLDDPQLLAELCHAPPVGLQAQVTAMTRVQRHRRRMTGVAWALAGLIVLLPLLLLATFIWQSERIAGWVADQIPVEREMQLGEAIFAVHRPTLTLIEQGPAVAVVQAIGQRLSAGSAYRYRFLVADSKEVNAFAVPGGTIVVYAGLLAKAESAEELAGVLAHEVQHIERRHSLRAMVHQLGITTLLSAAIGDWSGAVVTEAAGSLAQLGFGRDQEHEADRYGLEALQRAGIAPHGMLSFFRKLSQAESGMPALLSSHPASEERFKMLDRLLAEKGVWHSQPLPYDWHTIKQSLPNS; from the coding sequence ATGTATGCAAAAGCGGGTGCAGATGTACCCGCTTTTTGTTGTCTGAATGTTGGCAAGTTGGTGGAGGAAAGTACCGCCATGTCGTCGAAAACATGTAGTGCATTGGTGTTCGGCCCCGGATTGCCGGCGGGTGGCGCCCGCATGGCGCTGATAGTCAATCAAACTCACTTGCTGTTACCGGAAATGTCGCCGGTACCCTGGGCGATAGTCACCCTGAAGATTGCAGGGTTTCATCTTGAGGCTTGGCAATTCTCATGGAAGCAGGGCGAGAAAAATTGGGTAGTGCACCTGGATGATCCGCAGCTTTTGGCGGAATTGTGTCATGCACCGCCAGTTGGCTTGCAAGCACAAGTGACGGCAATGACCAGGGTACAGCGACATCGTCGACGCATGACAGGGGTTGCTTGGGCATTGGCTGGGTTGATCGTGTTGCTCCCATTATTATTGCTGGCGACATTCATTTGGCAGTCCGAGCGGATTGCTGGATGGGTGGCAGACCAGATCCCTGTCGAGCGTGAAATGCAGTTGGGCGAAGCGATCTTTGCTGTGCATCGGCCGACATTGACGCTGATTGAGCAAGGGCCTGCTGTGGCTGTAGTGCAGGCTATAGGGCAGCGCCTGTCTGCGGGCTCAGCGTATCGCTATCGCTTTCTGGTGGCGGATTCGAAAGAGGTCAATGCCTTCGCGGTACCCGGTGGTACGATTGTCGTGTATGCCGGTTTGCTGGCCAAGGCGGAATCGGCCGAAGAATTGGCTGGTGTGTTGGCACATGAAGTACAACACATTGAACGTCGGCATTCGCTACGCGCGATGGTACATCAATTAGGCATTACAACATTGCTGTCAGCTGCTATCGGAGATTGGAGTGGCGCGGTGGTCACCGAGGCGGCGGGTAGTTTGGCGCAGCTGGGTTTTGGTCGCGATCAGGAGCATGAAGCGGATCGCTACGGGTTGGAGGCCTTGCAACGTGCCGGGATTGCACCACATGGCATGCTGAGTTTTTTCCGGAAGCTGAGCCAAGCGGAAAGCGGCATGCCAGCACTGTTGTCCAGTCACCCGGCAAGTGAGGAGCGTTTCAAGATGCTGGATCGCCTGTTGGCAGAAAAAGGGGTGTGGCACAGTCAGCCTTTACCCTATGATTGGCATACCATCAAACAGTCATTACCCAACTCATGA
- a CDS encoding acyl-CoA thioesterase: protein MNLPDHELSMSVLMTPDMANFSGNVHGGTILKLLDQVAYACASRYSGCYVVTLSVDQVMFRQPIHVGELVTFLASINYAGTTSMEVGIKVIAEHIQAHSVRHTNSCYFTMVAVDGNGKPMAVPQLSLTSPDQVRRFEAAKIRKQLRQGLEQQYRAIRQS from the coding sequence ATGAACTTACCTGATCACGAACTTTCAATGTCGGTGTTGATGACGCCAGATATGGCCAATTTTTCCGGCAATGTGCATGGCGGTACCATCTTGAAACTGCTGGATCAGGTGGCATATGCCTGCGCAAGCCGCTACTCAGGCTGTTATGTGGTGACGTTGTCGGTGGATCAGGTGATGTTCCGGCAACCCATCCATGTCGGTGAGCTGGTCACTTTTCTGGCCTCGATCAATTATGCGGGTACCACCTCAATGGAGGTCGGTATCAAGGTGATTGCCGAGCACATCCAGGCGCATAGTGTACGTCATACCAATAGTTGCTATTTCACCATGGTGGCGGTTGACGGTAATGGTAAGCCGATGGCTGTGCCACAATTGTCGCTGACGTCTCCAGATCAGGTGCGTCGTTTTGAGGCAGCTAAAATTCGAAAGCAGCTGCGACAGGGTCTGGAGCAGCAGTATCGGGCAATTCGGCAGTCCTGA
- the maiA gene encoding maleylacetoacetate isomerase, whose translation MELYTYFRSSAAFRVRIALNLKGLAYTPHFIHLLNNGGEQHSDTYKQLNPAELIPTLVDQSHVITQSIAICEYLDDAYPNHPLLPADAVGRARVRSIALGIACDVHPVNNLRVLQYLSGPLGVNEEAKNEWYRHWVKLGFAALETQLANSSLTGLCCHGDTPTLADICLIPQVFNAQRFGVDLAPYPTIARIATYCQTLPAFSAAAPANQPDAS comes from the coding sequence ATGGAACTCTATACCTACTTCCGCTCCTCTGCCGCCTTTCGCGTCCGTATTGCATTGAATCTGAAAGGCTTGGCGTACACACCACATTTTATCCACCTGCTGAACAATGGCGGTGAACAGCATAGCGATACCTATAAACAGCTTAATCCGGCAGAATTGATCCCCACCCTGGTGGATCAAAGCCATGTGATTACCCAGTCCATCGCCATCTGCGAATACCTCGACGATGCCTACCCCAACCACCCGCTACTGCCAGCCGATGCCGTCGGCCGTGCGCGTGTTCGCAGTATTGCGCTGGGCATTGCCTGCGATGTCCACCCAGTCAACAACCTGCGCGTACTGCAGTATCTGAGCGGCCCACTGGGGGTTAACGAGGAAGCGAAGAATGAGTGGTATCGCCACTGGGTCAAGCTTGGTTTCGCAGCACTGGAAACCCAATTGGCTAATTCATCACTGACCGGCTTATGTTGCCATGGCGATACCCCCACCCTGGCAGACATCTGCCTGATCCCGCAGGTGTTCAATGCACAGCGTTTCGGCGTGGATCTGGCCCCCTACCCCACCATCGCGCGGATCGCCACCTATTGCCAGACCCTGCCCGCTTTCTCCGCAGCGGCACCCGCCAATCAACCAGATGCTAGCTGA